The Pseudanabaena galeata CCNP1313 genome includes a region encoding these proteins:
- a CDS encoding type II toxin-antitoxin system VapC family toxin — MTNLTIIDTDILIDTSRNKSEAIDYLQNLQSTSILAISAVTQMELIVGCTNKADLRKIENFLQQFSIIKIDQDISDRSVELLKFYRLSHGLLIADSLIAATSIVWDYPLATKNQRDYRFIQELKLLPYP; from the coding sequence ATGACAAATCTAACTATTATTGATACAGATATCTTGATTGATACTTCTCGTAATAAAAGTGAAGCAATTGATTATCTGCAAAACTTACAATCAACTAGCATTCTAGCAATTAGTGCAGTTACACAAATGGAACTCATTGTCGGTTGCACCAATAAAGCAGATTTAAGAAAGATCGAAAATTTTCTCCAACAATTTTCTATCATCAAAATCGATCAAGATATTTCAGACAGATCAGTTGAGTTACTAAAATTTTATCGTTTGAGTCACGGATTGCTCATTGCTGACAGCCTGATCGCAGCCACTTCGATTGTTTGGGATTATCCACTCGCCACTAAAAATCAACGCGATTACAGATTTATTCAAGAACTAAAACTCTTGCCATATCCATAA
- the uvrA gene encoding excinuclease ABC subunit UvrA: MPDHTHIHVRGARQHNLKNVDLTIPRDRLIVFTGVSGSGKSSLAFDTIFAEGQRRYVESLSAYARQFLGQVDKPDVDYIEGLSPAISIDQKSTSHNPRSTVGTVTEIYDYLRLLFGRAGSPHCPICDRNIAPQTIDRMVDSIMELSDRTKFQLLAPVIRGKKGTHKKLLSSLASEGFARVRVDGEVRELSDNIELDKNKLHDIEIVVDRLVRKNDIQERLTDSLATCLKRAEGIAMVEILPSPPAPLPEGEGSKNNILTFSENFACPEHGAVMEELSPRMFSFNSPYGACPACHGLGSIKTFNPELLVPDQSLPVYAAIAPWADKTHTYYISLLSSVGEYAGFEITTPWEKLSQAQIDIILHGTTEKILIKPDSLYRDRSEGYYKRYEGAIAILEQQYKEAGESQRQKLENYLIEESCSTCDGTRLKPESLAVRIGGYNINDFVSVPIGTCRDRLKNLDLDARTRQIGDRVLQEIEARLQFLLDVGLDYLTLDRSTMSLSGGEAQRIRLATQIGSGLTGVLYVLDEPSIGLHQRDNSRLLATLTKLRDLGNTLIVVEHDEETIRAADYLVDIGPGAGVHGGKIVAQGSVKEIEENPESLTGAYLSKQKQIHTPAERREGNGKYLEICNAYLNNLKHINVQIPLGKLVCITGVSGSGKSTLINDLLHHSLEHNFSRKVPVPKGIDEVKGLKHLDKFIVIDQSPIGRTPRSNPATYTGLFDVIRETFALTTAAKTRGYKAGQFSFNVKGGRCEACSGQGVNIISMNFLPDVYVQCDVCKGARYNRETLQVKYKEKTIADVLDMTIEEAMHFFENIPSAHAKLGMLVDVGLGYVRLGQSAPTLSGGEAQRVKLATELARRATGKTLYLIDEPTTGLSFYDVHKLLDVMQRLVDKGNSIITIEHNLDVIRCADWVIDLGPEGGDRGGEIVAEGTPEQVAKVKKSYTGKYLKQVLADYPRAK, encoded by the coding sequence ATGCCAGACCATACTCATATTCATGTCAGGGGTGCTAGACAGCACAATCTCAAGAATGTTGATCTCACAATTCCCCGCGATCGCCTGATCGTGTTTACAGGTGTGTCTGGCTCTGGTAAATCATCCCTAGCCTTTGACACGATTTTCGCTGAGGGTCAACGCCGTTATGTTGAGTCCTTAAGTGCCTATGCCCGTCAATTTTTGGGACAAGTCGATAAGCCTGATGTGGACTACATTGAGGGCTTGAGTCCCGCAATTTCCATTGACCAAAAATCAACTTCCCATAATCCGCGCTCAACCGTTGGCACGGTCACCGAGATTTATGATTATTTGCGATTGTTATTTGGTCGTGCAGGTTCGCCCCATTGCCCGATCTGCGATCGCAATATTGCGCCGCAGACGATTGATCGGATGGTGGACTCGATTATGGAACTTAGCGATCGCACCAAGTTTCAATTACTAGCGCCTGTAATTCGTGGCAAAAAGGGAACTCATAAGAAATTATTGTCAAGCTTAGCGAGTGAAGGTTTTGCAAGGGTGCGGGTGGATGGAGAAGTACGTGAACTGAGCGACAATATTGAACTGGATAAGAACAAACTCCATGATATTGAAATTGTGGTTGATCGTCTGGTTCGCAAAAATGATATTCAAGAACGTTTGACTGATTCCCTCGCAACTTGTTTAAAACGTGCCGAAGGGATTGCAATGGTTGAGATTTTGCCCTCACCCCCAGCCCCTCTCCCAGAGGGAGAGGGGAGCAAGAATAATATTCTAACTTTCTCAGAAAATTTTGCCTGTCCTGAACATGGCGCAGTCATGGAAGAGCTATCGCCACGTATGTTCTCGTTTAACTCTCCCTATGGCGCTTGTCCAGCCTGTCATGGATTGGGAAGTATTAAGACCTTTAATCCTGAGTTGTTAGTTCCTGATCAGTCTTTACCTGTTTATGCAGCGATCGCTCCTTGGGCGGACAAAACCCATACCTACTATATTTCGCTTCTATCTAGTGTGGGCGAATATGCTGGCTTTGAGATTACCACACCTTGGGAAAAGCTATCTCAGGCTCAGATAGATATTATTCTGCATGGCACTACTGAGAAAATTTTAATTAAGCCAGACTCGCTCTATCGCGATCGCAGTGAGGGATATTACAAGCGCTATGAAGGGGCGATCGCTATTCTCGAACAGCAATACAAAGAAGCAGGAGAATCACAAAGGCAGAAACTCGAAAACTATCTAATTGAAGAGTCTTGCTCAACCTGTGACGGAACAAGACTGAAACCCGAATCTCTCGCAGTTCGGATTGGTGGTTATAACATTAACGATTTTGTGTCAGTGCCGATTGGGACTTGTCGCGATCGCCTCAAAAATCTCGACCTTGATGCGCGAACTCGCCAAATAGGCGATCGGGTATTACAAGAAATCGAAGCAAGACTGCAATTCCTTTTAGATGTGGGTTTAGATTATCTGACCCTCGATCGTTCTACGATGTCCCTCTCTGGTGGTGAAGCCCAACGCATCCGCCTTGCTACCCAGATTGGTTCAGGCTTGACAGGTGTTCTCTATGTATTGGATGAGCCGAGTATTGGACTGCATCAACGTGATAACTCGCGGCTGCTTGCGACATTAACCAAACTTCGCGATCTTGGGAATACCTTAATCGTGGTCGAACATGACGAAGAAACAATCCGTGCTGCTGACTATCTCGTAGACATTGGGCCAGGAGCGGGAGTGCATGGCGGTAAGATCGTGGCGCAGGGTAGTGTTAAAGAAATTGAAGAAAATCCTGAATCGCTCACAGGTGCTTATCTATCTAAACAAAAACAAATTCATACACCCGCCGAGCGACGAGAAGGTAATGGCAAGTATCTTGAAATCTGTAACGCCTATCTCAATAATCTCAAGCATATTAATGTCCAGATTCCCCTAGGAAAACTGGTTTGTATTACAGGTGTATCAGGCTCAGGTAAATCCACCTTGATTAATGATTTACTCCACCATTCCCTTGAACATAATTTTTCGCGCAAAGTACCAGTTCCCAAAGGTATTGATGAAGTAAAGGGACTGAAGCATCTCGATAAGTTCATCGTCATCGATCAATCGCCCATCGGACGCACACCTCGTTCCAATCCTGCGACTTATACAGGTTTATTTGATGTCATCCGCGAGACCTTTGCTTTGACGACTGCGGCGAAAACGAGAGGTTATAAAGCAGGGCAATTCTCTTTTAATGTCAAGGGTGGACGTTGTGAAGCTTGCTCTGGGCAAGGTGTGAATATCATTTCCATGAACTTTCTACCCGATGTCTATGTGCAATGCGATGTCTGTAAAGGTGCAAGATATAACCGCGAAACTCTACAGGTGAAGTACAAAGAGAAGACGATCGCTGATGTGTTAGATATGACCATCGAAGAAGCGATGCATTTCTTTGAGAATATTCCTTCGGCACATGCCAAATTAGGGATGCTGGTGGATGTGGGTTTAGGCTATGTCCGTCTTGGTCAGTCTGCTCCTACTCTCTCAGGTGGTGAAGCCCAACGGGTCAAGCTAGCCACAGAACTAGCGCGTCGAGCTACAGGTAAGACTCTCTATCTCATCGATGAACCGACCACAGGTTTAAGTTTTTACGATGTGCATAAATTATTAGATGTAATGCAACGCCTTGTCGATAAAGGCAATAGCATCATTACGATTGAGCATAATCTCGATGTGATTCGTTGTGCTGATTGGGTGATTGATTTGGGCCCAGAGGGAGGCGATCGCGGTGGTGAGATTGTCGCTGAGGGTACGCCCGAACAGGTCGCCAAGGTCAAAAAATCCTATACTGGCAAATATCTCAAGCAAGTATTAGCGGATTATCCCCGTGCTAAGTAG
- a CDS encoding 2-isopropylmalate synthase, which yields MSTTSQESPVAQDRIIFFDTTLRDGEQSPGATLNVEQKLLIAQQLARLGVDIIEAGFPFASKGDFHAVQEIAKLVGTENGPTICGLARATRGDIEAAAEAVKPAAKGRIHTFLATSDIHLEYKLRKTRAEVLAIVPEMVAYARSKVADVEFSPEDAGRSDPEFLYQVLEAAIAAGASTVNIPDTVGYLTPSEFGALIKGIKENVPNIDRAIISVHGHNDLGLAVANFLEAAKNGARQMECTINGIGERAGNAALEELVMALHVRRSYFNSFLGRPTESTAPLCNIDTKQIYKTSRLVSNLTGMLVQPNKAIVGANAFAHESGIHQDGVLKNRLTYEIMDAQSIGLTDNLIVLGKLSGRNALSSRLKELGFELSEQELNAAFVRFKELADKKREISDRDLEAIVNDEIRHAPEAFKLDHVQVSCGDRAIPTATITIVMPDGKEITDASVGTGPVDAIYKAINRIVNVPNQLIEYSVQSVTAGIDALGEVTIRLKHPDVGTLSGHSANTDIIVASARAYLSALNKLYFALQTPNTKISDRDKLKKEAAL from the coding sequence ATGTCTACTACATCTCAAGAGTCCCCAGTTGCTCAAGACCGCATTATCTTTTTTGACACCACCTTGCGCGATGGCGAACAGTCCCCAGGCGCAACTCTGAACGTGGAGCAAAAACTGCTAATCGCGCAGCAACTGGCTCGACTTGGTGTAGACATCATCGAGGCGGGTTTTCCCTTTGCGAGTAAAGGAGATTTTCATGCTGTCCAAGAAATTGCTAAGCTCGTTGGTACAGAGAATGGTCCCACAATCTGCGGTTTAGCCCGTGCGACGAGAGGTGATATTGAAGCGGCTGCTGAAGCGGTCAAGCCTGCGGCAAAAGGTCGCATTCATACATTTCTTGCCACCTCTGATATTCACTTGGAATATAAGCTCCGCAAAACTCGTGCTGAAGTTTTAGCGATCGTGCCAGAGATGGTAGCCTATGCCAGATCCAAAGTTGCTGATGTCGAGTTTTCCCCTGAAGATGCTGGACGCTCTGATCCTGAGTTTCTCTATCAAGTCTTAGAAGCAGCGATCGCCGCAGGAGCATCGACGGTAAATATTCCTGATACTGTTGGCTACTTAACTCCATCTGAGTTTGGAGCCTTGATCAAGGGCATCAAAGAAAATGTACCAAATATTGATCGCGCCATTATTTCTGTGCATGGTCATAACGATCTTGGCTTAGCAGTGGCAAACTTCCTTGAAGCTGCTAAAAATGGGGCGCGTCAAATGGAATGTACGATCAACGGGATCGGTGAACGGGCTGGAAATGCTGCTCTCGAAGAATTGGTGATGGCGTTGCATGTGCGCCGCTCCTATTTCAATAGCTTTCTCGGTCGCCCTACCGAATCCACTGCTCCACTTTGCAACATTGATACCAAGCAGATTTACAAAACTTCTCGTCTTGTATCGAATCTCACTGGCATGTTGGTACAACCCAATAAAGCGATCGTTGGCGCAAATGCCTTTGCCCATGAGTCAGGCATCCATCAGGATGGCGTATTAAAAAATCGTCTCACCTACGAAATCATGGATGCTCAGTCCATCGGCTTAACCGATAACTTGATCGTCCTTGGTAAACTTTCGGGACGTAATGCTTTGAGTTCTCGCCTCAAAGAGCTTGGCTTTGAGCTTTCAGAACAGGAACTTAATGCCGCCTTTGTCCGCTTTAAGGAACTTGCGGATAAGAAGCGCGAGATTAGCGATCGCGATTTAGAGGCGATCGTCAACGACGAAATCCGTCACGCGCCCGAAGCCTTCAAGCTCGATCATGTGCAAGTAAGCTGTGGCGATCGCGCGATTCCCACCGCAACAATCACGATTGTGATGCCCGATGGAAAAGAAATTACTGATGCATCAGTGGGAACTGGTCCTGTTGATGCGATTTACAAAGCGATTAATCGCATTGTAAATGTCCCAAATCAATTGATCGAGTACTCAGTGCAGTCTGTTACTGCAGGTATTGATGCTCTTGGCGAAGTTACAATTCGACTCAAGCATCCTGATGTTGGTACTCTTTCTGGACATTCGGCAAACACCGATATTATTGTTGCCTCAGCAAGAGCCTATCTCAGTGCTTTGAACAAGCTCTACTTTGCTCTTCAGACACCGAATACAAAGATAAGCGATCGCGACAAACTCAAAAAAGAAGCAGCTTTATAA
- a CDS encoding ABC transporter ATP-binding protein yields the protein MTNVHPFIRLTRYARTYRQQIWMATTCSILNKFFDLAPPVLIGAAIDLVLQKENFWANPFGVQGLAAQLLVLSAISGVIWGLESIFEYAYALQWRNLAQTIQHDLRLDAYQHLQELELAFFEERSSGGLMSILSDDVNQLERFLDGGANEVIQVSATILLIGGAFFVITPNVAWLALSPMPFILWGSIWFQKFLAPRYAEVREKVGLLNGQLSNNIGGITTIKAFVTEAYERKRIEKESNQYRQSNRKAIAYSAAFVPLIRILIFMGFIAILYYGGLEVQANRLSVGNYSVMIYLIQRLLWPLTRLGETLDQYQRAMASTNRILDLLDTPIAIHSGSQVLNSVVTGDIQLKNVTFGYAANFPIVENLSLEIAAHKTTAIVGATGSGKSTLVKLLLRLYEIQSGNIFLDRIDIRDLELRSLRSCMGWVSQDVFLFHGSVLENIAYGSFDATVDQIVEAAKIAEAHDFIEILPKGYDTIVGERGQKLSGGQRQRIAIARAVLRNPPILILDEATSAVDNETEAAIQKSLDRITKNRTTIAIAHRLSTIRNADLIYVMDQGKVVETGTHDQLVANNGIYAGLWNLQTGQTHI from the coding sequence ATGACTAATGTTCATCCGTTTATCCGACTGACTCGCTATGCCCGTACTTATCGCCAACAAATTTGGATGGCGACAACTTGCTCGATTTTAAATAAATTCTTCGATTTGGCTCCGCCAGTCCTGATTGGTGCGGCGATCGATCTGGTACTGCAAAAAGAGAACTTTTGGGCAAATCCCTTTGGGGTGCAAGGATTAGCAGCGCAGTTACTAGTACTTTCGGCAATTAGTGGTGTGATCTGGGGCTTGGAGTCGATTTTTGAGTATGCCTATGCGCTTCAGTGGCGTAACCTTGCTCAGACGATTCAGCATGACTTGCGCCTTGATGCCTATCAGCATTTACAAGAGTTAGAGCTAGCCTTTTTTGAGGAGCGGAGTTCGGGGGGATTGATGTCGATATTGAGTGATGATGTTAATCAATTAGAACGATTTCTTGACGGTGGCGCAAATGAAGTAATTCAAGTTTCGGCGACGATTCTGTTGATTGGTGGTGCATTTTTTGTGATTACGCCCAATGTGGCTTGGTTAGCGCTATCACCAATGCCATTTATTTTATGGGGTTCGATTTGGTTTCAGAAATTCCTTGCGCCGCGATATGCAGAAGTTCGCGAAAAAGTGGGACTACTGAACGGGCAACTATCGAATAATATCGGCGGAATCACGACAATTAAGGCTTTTGTCACAGAAGCCTATGAACGTAAACGCATTGAGAAGGAAAGTAATCAATATCGTCAAAGTAATCGCAAAGCGATCGCCTACAGTGCCGCATTTGTTCCTTTGATCAGAATCCTGATCTTTATGGGATTTATTGCGATTCTTTATTATGGTGGCTTGGAAGTGCAAGCAAATAGGCTGTCGGTGGGTAATTACTCCGTAATGATTTATTTAATTCAGCGACTTTTATGGCCGCTCACGCGCTTAGGCGAAACCCTCGATCAATATCAAAGAGCGATGGCTTCGACTAACCGCATTCTCGATTTGCTCGATACCCCGATCGCAATTCACTCAGGCTCACAGGTACTAAACTCCGTAGTCACTGGCGATATTCAATTAAAAAATGTTACCTTTGGCTATGCCGCAAACTTCCCAATTGTAGAAAATCTATCCTTAGAAATCGCCGCCCATAAAACTACTGCCATCGTCGGGGCAACAGGTTCGGGCAAAAGTACCTTAGTAAAACTGCTGCTGCGTTTATACGAAATTCAATCAGGGAATATCTTTCTCGATCGCATTGATATTCGTGACTTAGAACTGCGATCGCTACGTTCTTGTATGGGCTGGGTGAGCCAAGATGTGTTTCTATTTCATGGCTCAGTTCTAGAAAACATTGCCTATGGCTCCTTTGATGCAACCGTGGATCAAATTGTCGAAGCTGCCAAGATTGCTGAAGCCCATGACTTTATCGAAATTTTGCCCAAGGGTTACGATACGATCGTCGGCGAGCGTGGTCAAAAGCTATCAGGAGGTCAGAGACAGCGCATTGCGATCGCCCGTGCAGTGCTACGCAATCCACCGATTTTAATTCTCGATGAAGCAACTTCGGCAGTGGATAATGAAACGGAAGCAGCGATCCAAAAGTCTTTAGATCGGATTACCAAAAATCGCACCACGATCGCGATCGCCCATCGTCTATCGACTATCCGCAATGCCGATCTCATCTATGTCATGGATCAAGGTAAAGTGGTAGAAACTGGAACCCATGATCAGTTAGTTGCAAACAATGGAATTTATGCAGGTTTATGGAATCTGCAAACAGGACAAACCCATATTTAA
- a CDS encoding DUF2281 domain-containing protein gives MIATQQELLKTFASLPPEAQRQALNFIAFLQQTYAPAISKPQKMEIDWANDPFIGMWQERQDMDDSTTWVRNIRNSEW, from the coding sequence ATGATCGCTACCCAACAAGAACTCCTCAAGACCTTTGCGAGCCTTCCGCCCGAAGCACAACGCCAAGCCCTAAACTTCATCGCCTTCTTGCAACAAACATATGCCCCTGCGATCTCTAAACCCCAAAAAATGGAAATTGATTGGGCAAATGATCCTTTTATAGGCATGTGGCAAGAGCGTCAAGACATGGATGACAGCACAACATGGGTACGCAATATTCGGAATAGCGAGTGGTAG
- a CDS encoding Eco57I restriction-modification methylase domain-containing protein, with the protein MTDVQKTNKPLFSQHYLDHRIQECSEWQLDVGGKFESLQKLYLSKKDLLPKLSEAQTEAEFIKPVLDILGFSNIPQVTTHGKGRAERPDYALFTSESDRNDAYPLQGNEMAFYARVSAIAEAKYWERALSKASANDQRDIYKNANPSFQITNYLVGTGVDWGILTNGREWRLYYRLASSTATEFYQVDLVELLESRDEDKFEKFKYFWLFFCGDSFVKDPQGRNFLERVREGSNTYATQVGKELKALVFEQVFPSVAGGFAANAFRLQHQVTSEEIYEATLSFLYKLLFLLYAEARNLLPINSDYRDYSLIEMSKEIAQGIGNQKKFSQTGTGLYDRLLSLFQIIDRGDPSLDVPRYNGGLFHFDFNQSDDQVNYPANHFLFRFKLSDAILAPALDKLARFEGLPIDYSFLGVRQLGSIYEGLLEYRVVIDNAEKGEVHLENDKGERKSTGSYYTPDYIVKYIVSHTLKPILEKRSQRFSELMTEISQLNQQLQDKRLGVQSRNGIQKDLQRLGREAQTTLLDIKVCDPSMGSGHFLVESVDYLTDELILILNQYPEHNPILEMLNQTRESILENLAKQGIRISPDRLEPTQLLQRVVMKRCIYGVDLNLMAVELAKVSLWLHSFTVGAPLSFLDHHLRCGNSLIGTTVKEAEASMIQESTGQFNLLAGPFVGLLRAAEIMRGVSILSDATFAELEQSEKLFRQFDQAAKPYKKLLDIYVSKSFGLKRADHFLRVFGTNAIAADVTKMNKADAAVYKNAQKLSEEKHFFHWDLEFPEVFIDLENARWDNNAGFDAVIGNPPYEELSEEERSSVANEIVYFQSAVRFNHALGNRINIYRLFIVQGISILKSNGKHGFIVPLSLLADQFTLSLRKYLLENFELNTIEQFPQKDDRHNRIFFEAKLSTCIYILSKKLPNREHQVYVRTHLGKDILDDSAYYKTLQNDFMKFDSHNLSIPGLDKRSWNLTLRLATDEIFIRLGDFISASPGELMINISFKPYLSDSISGEEAIRGSHIARYAVVEPKQGEAIFFNRDLYLSEHANSKKALAHQQMRVVYQRYAAIDNYRRLIATILPENYFCSHTTGYISEIKDYSLGFISTLLNSTFLDWRFNLTSTNNNVNGYEIESLPVPKINFTTPLDRREQSLQNAIALYHQYQSDRQIEPLLNQVNHHLSQEQEEADVIHDLLAYLAEQMIELNKQKQTEIKSFLKWLERFIGCEIDTLTNKSKIQNYLGDYYKNESSLSFDDLIEVLKKNKKKIKIDPVSRKEQQSLEKEYQDSMNTLLPIKEKLTNCDKLIDAIVYRLYGLTEEEIAIVEGITNTNSRMRQP; encoded by the coding sequence ATGACAGATGTGCAGAAGACAAACAAACCTCTATTTTCGCAGCATTACTTGGATCACAGAATTCAAGAATGTTCTGAATGGCAGCTTGATGTAGGGGGTAAGTTTGAGTCGCTGCAAAAACTTTATTTGTCTAAAAAGGATTTGTTGCCAAAACTAAGTGAAGCCCAGACAGAAGCAGAATTTATTAAGCCTGTCTTGGATATCTTGGGATTTAGTAATATTCCTCAAGTAACAACCCATGGGAAGGGAAGGGCTGAGCGTCCAGATTATGCACTGTTTACTAGTGAAAGCGATCGCAATGATGCTTATCCATTGCAAGGTAATGAGATGGCTTTTTATGCGCGGGTGAGTGCGATCGCTGAGGCTAAGTATTGGGAACGCGCACTTAGTAAAGCTTCGGCAAATGATCAACGCGATATTTATAAAAATGCCAATCCATCCTTTCAGATTACGAATTATTTAGTGGGAACTGGGGTTGATTGGGGGATTTTGACAAATGGTCGTGAGTGGCGGCTCTATTATCGATTAGCTTCTTCGACTGCGACGGAGTTCTATCAAGTGGACTTGGTGGAATTGTTGGAATCGCGAGATGAGGATAAATTTGAAAAGTTTAAATATTTTTGGTTGTTCTTTTGTGGAGATAGTTTTGTTAAAGATCCACAGGGGCGTAATTTTTTAGAACGAGTACGCGAAGGGAGTAATACCTATGCAACGCAGGTGGGTAAAGAGTTAAAGGCGTTGGTGTTTGAGCAAGTATTCCCAAGTGTGGCAGGTGGTTTTGCGGCAAATGCTTTCCGATTGCAACATCAAGTAACATCCGAAGAGATTTATGAAGCAACTTTATCATTTCTCTACAAGCTTCTATTTTTACTCTATGCTGAGGCGAGAAATTTACTGCCAATTAATAGCGATTATCGAGATTATAGTCTAATTGAGATGTCGAAAGAAATAGCACAAGGAATAGGTAATCAGAAGAAATTTAGTCAAACAGGAACAGGACTATATGATCGATTGCTAAGCTTATTTCAAATTATTGATCGTGGCGATCCAAGTTTGGATGTACCGCGTTATAACGGTGGACTATTTCACTTTGACTTTAATCAGTCTGACGATCAGGTTAATTATCCTGCCAACCATTTTCTATTTAGATTTAAGCTTTCTGATGCAATTCTAGCGCCAGCTTTAGATAAATTAGCCAGATTTGAAGGACTTCCAATCGACTATAGCTTTTTAGGTGTGCGTCAATTAGGTTCTATCTATGAGGGATTGTTAGAATATCGCGTGGTAATTGACAATGCTGAAAAGGGAGAAGTGCATTTAGAAAATGATAAAGGCGAACGTAAGTCTACGGGTTCCTATTACACCCCCGATTATATTGTCAAATACATTGTCAGTCATACTTTGAAGCCAATATTAGAAAAGCGATCGCAAAGATTTTCTGAGCTAATGACAGAAATTAGCCAGTTAAATCAACAGTTGCAAGATAAACGTTTAGGCGTACAAAGTCGCAATGGAATTCAAAAGGATTTACAACGCTTAGGACGTGAAGCTCAAACGACATTACTAGATATTAAAGTATGTGATCCATCGATGGGAAGTGGTCACTTCTTAGTCGAATCTGTGGATTATTTAACCGATGAATTGATTTTGATTTTGAATCAATATCCTGAGCATAATCCGATTTTAGAAATGCTAAATCAGACCCGTGAAAGCATTTTAGAAAATTTAGCAAAACAAGGAATTAGGATTAGTCCAGATCGGTTAGAGCCAACTCAACTTTTACAACGTGTGGTGATGAAGCGTTGTATTTATGGTGTGGATTTAAACTTGATGGCAGTGGAATTAGCAAAGGTAAGTTTGTGGTTGCATTCCTTTACCGTTGGCGCTCCGCTTAGCTTCCTTGATCACCATTTACGCTGTGGTAATTCGCTAATTGGTACAACTGTAAAGGAAGCTGAAGCCAGTATGATACAAGAGTCAACGGGACAGTTTAATTTGCTTGCTGGTCCATTTGTAGGATTGCTCCGCGCCGCCGAAATTATGCGTGGGGTGAGTATTCTCAGTGATGCCACCTTTGCTGAGTTAGAACAAAGCGAAAAGCTATTTCGCCAATTCGATCAAGCGGCTAAACCCTATAAAAAATTGCTAGACATCTATGTATCAAAATCTTTTGGATTAAAACGTGCCGATCATTTCTTACGTGTTTTTGGAACAAATGCGATCGCGGCTGATGTCACAAAAATGAATAAAGCTGATGCGGCTGTATATAAAAATGCTCAAAAACTCAGTGAAGAAAAACACTTCTTTCATTGGGATCTCGAATTTCCAGAAGTATTTATAGATCTAGAAAATGCCCGTTGGGATAACAATGCAGGTTTTGACGCAGTAATCGGTAATCCTCCGTATGAGGAATTATCTGAAGAAGAGAGGAGTAGTGTAGCTAATGAAATAGTCTATTTCCAATCAGCAGTCAGATTTAATCACGCGCTAGGTAATCGCATCAATATCTATCGACTGTTTATTGTGCAAGGTATTAGCATCCTCAAATCAAACGGGAAGCATGGCTTTATTGTACCCTTATCTCTCTTAGCTGATCAATTTACATTAAGTTTAAGGAAGTATTTACTCGAAAATTTTGAGCTAAACACTATCGAACAATTTCCTCAAAAAGATGATCGACATAACAGAATATTTTTTGAGGCAAAGCTATCAACTTGCATTTATATACTCTCCAAAAAACTACCTAACAGAGAGCATCAAGTTTATGTTCGCACTCATCTAGGAAAAGATATTTTAGATGACTCAGCTTATTACAAAACATTGCAAAATGATTTTATGAAATTTGATTCACATAATCTTTCGATTCCTGGATTAGATAAACGCTCTTGGAATCTTACCTTGCGTTTAGCAACTGACGAGATATTTATCAGATTAGGAGATTTCATCTCAGCTTCCCCTGGTGAACTAATGATAAATATTTCATTTAAACCATACTTGAGTGATAGTATTTCTGGAGAGGAGGCAATTCGAGGTTCCCATATTGCAAGGTATGCAGTTGTCGAACCAAAACAAGGAGAAGCAATCTTTTTTAATCGTGATTTATATTTGTCAGAACATGCCAATAGTAAAAAAGCTCTAGCTCATCAACAAATGAGAGTCGTTTATCAGCGCTATGCGGCTATAGATAATTATCGAAGATTGATTGCAACAATACTTCCTGAAAACTATTTTTGTTCTCATACAACTGGATATATATCAGAGATTAAAGATTATAGTTTGGGTTTTATATCTACCCTACTTAATTCAACTTTTCTTGATTGGAGATTTAATCTAACCAGCACTAATAATAATGTTAATGGTTACGAGATCGAATCTTTACCAGTTCCAAAGATAAATTTTACTACTCCACTCGATCGCCGTGAGCAGTCATTACAAAATGCGATCGCCCTTTACCATCAATACCAGAGCGATCGCCAAATTGAACCGCTTTTAAACCAAGTCAACCATCATCTTAGTCAAGAGCAAGAAGAAGCAGATGTGATCCATGACTTGCTTGCTTATCTAGCCGAGCAAATGATCGAACTCAATAAGCAAAAACAAACTGAAATTAAAAGTTTTCTAAAATGGCTAGAGCGCTTTATCGGATGCGAAATTGATACACTTACCAATAAATCTAAAATTCAAAACTATCTAGGTGACTATTACAAAAATGAGTCAAGTCTTAGTTTTGATGACCTAATCGAAGTTCTCAAGAAAAACAAAAAGAAAATTAAAATTGATCCAGTCTCCCGCAAAGAACAACAATCGCTAGAAAAAGAATATCAAGATAGCATGAATACTCTTTTACCTATCAAAGAAAAACTAACAAACTGTGACAAACTGATTGATGCGATCGTTTATCGGTTGTATGGTTTGACAGAAGAAGAAATAGCGATCGTGGAGGGAATAACAAATACCAATTCAAGGATGAGACAACCATAA